A segment of the Staphylococcus ratti genome:
GCTTTCATAATTGTTCCTAAAAGTAGAAAAGAGGTTCATTATGGTGCGCTTTTTAAATTGTACTCAGCCGTTTTTGACATATTATAGTTGTCTCTGGGTGGGCCTTATTACGCTTTATTTTTGCATACACCACGCTTTTGTTCTTGGATTAATAGTAGGATTAGCAGCTTCAACGTTGAATACTATCATATTTGAATATTATCTTCATCGAGCTAAAGTCACGCATGTTGGTGCGCTATCAACAGGCGGTGGTTGGCGTTTTCTTACTGCCGTGCTTGCTTGTTTGGCATGGGTTCTTTTTCAAGAGCAGATACATATTTTAGGTGTATGTATAGGGCTAATGGTTTCATATGTTTTAATGATTTTTCGTCCATTAATAAAGAAGGATGAAAATAATGCTAATTGAAAAGAGGTGAAAATTTAAATGGATCATAAAAGTCCAATAGTAACTTGGCATTTTCTAGGATTGGATATTAACTTTAACTTATCAACGGTAATGATGTTAATCATCACAGCAATTATCGTGCTTACGATTGCAGTCTTATGTACACGAAATCTTCAGAAAAGACCCAAAGGTGCTCAAAACTTCATTGAATGGATATTTGATTTTGTACGCGGCATCATTGAAAGTAACATGGCTTGGTCTAAGGGAGGGCACTTTCACTTCTTAGCAGTTACATTAATTTTATTTATTTTTGTAGCAAATATGTTAGGTCTACCTATGCAATTGTTGGTTAACCACTATTTATGGTGGAAATCGCCAACAGCAGATCCACACGTTACATTAACACTTGCAACAATGATGGTAATCCTTACACATTACTATGGTGTTAAAATGCGTGGACCTAAAGCCTATTTAAAAAGTTACACGCAACCGTATCCGGCGCTTGTTGTCATCAATGTGTTTGAGGAATTTGCTTCAACATTAACATTAGGCTTGCGTCTTTACGGTAACATTTTTGCGGGTGAAATTTTATTAGGTTTATTAGCAAAAGTTGCATTTGGCGTAGTTGCAGGTTTTATTATTGCAATTCCAGGTTTAATTATTTGGCAAGGATTCTCAATCTTTGTTGGTTCTATCCAAGCATATATCTTTATTATGTTATCAATGGTGTACATGTCACACAAAGTGGCAGACGACCATTAAAATAAAAAATAACAACTTAAAATTAGGAGGATTTATATAATGAATTTAATCGCAGCAGCAATCGCAATTGGTTTATCAGCACTTGGTGCAGGTATTGGTAACGGTTTAATCGTTTCAAGAACAGTAGAAGGTGTAGCACGTCAACCAGAAGCACGTACACAATTAATGTCAATTATGTTCATCGGTATCGGTTTAGTTGAGGCGCTTCCAATCATCGGTGTAGTTATCACATTCATCGTATTATTTTCTAGTGCTAGCTAATATTAATCACGCGTTATCCGTTTTTTAAAATATTTATAGTTTAAGCTATTTAATAGTGGATTTTTGTCCTGAGTGGCTGAGGCATCTATATGTTTCAGCCCAAAAATTTACAAATGGGTTACAGATGGTTGAAAAATGGTGTAATAGGTAAATGCCATAAAAGATATCATCCGTACCGGAGTAGGAATTTGAATTTCATATAACATCCTACTTCCATCATTTTTCAGTTTTACGATGAAATGATTGAAAGGAGTGTACAGCAAATTGACAACCAACATGTTTACCCTTGCAGCTAGTGCGGGTGGCGTAAATATCGGTGACATTCTTGTTACAATTTTTACTTTTGTCATCTTACTTTTCTTGCTTAAAAAGTTTGCATGGGGACCACTTAAAAAGGTTATGGACGATCGTGAGCATGCTATTAATCAAGATATTGATGATGCAGAACGTGCAAAAATGAACGCACAACGTCTAGAAGAAGAAAATAGAAAAACATTAAAAGAAACACAAAATCAAGTGCACAAAATGCTTGAAGAAGCCAAAGTACAAGCACAACGCCAACAAGAAGAAATCATTCATGAGGCGAACCAACGTGCAAATGGCATGATTGAAACGGCACAAAGTGAAATCAAGAGTGAAAAAGAACGTGCATTAGCTGAAATTAACAACCAAGTATCTGAACTTTCAGTATTGATTGCATCAAAAGTTTTACGTAAAGAAATTTCTGAACAAGATCAAAAAGACCTTATTGATAAGTATATTAAAGAGGTAGGGGATAAGTAATGGCACAAGTTGCACAAAAATATGCCCAAGCACTTTTTGATGTTGCTACTAAAGCTGAAGTTTTATCAGATATTTATCAAGATTTCACTGAAATTAACACTGGTATTCAAAGTGAAGGTTCACGCCTTCAATCGATTGACCTTGAACCTAAAATCACATTAAATGAAAGACAAACATTAGTTTCAAATGTATTCCATGGCGTTCACCCATATTTAATGAATACGTTAAAAATAATGGCTGGACATCGCAACTTAGCTTTACTAAGTGATGTATATGATGCATTTGAAGGTTTTTATAATGAATTTCATGGGTTTGATGATGCATATGTTGTATCAGCACGCGCGTTATCCGAACCAGAATTAGCACATTTAAAACATGCTTTAGTTCAACGTACAGGGTTAAAAGATCTTAACCTACATACTTCAGTTGATACTTCACTCATCGGTGGAATGAAAGTCAAAATCGGTACAAAAGTATACGATGGAAGCGTACAAAATGATTTAGAGCAATTAGCTAGAAAATTCAGTAGAGCACATTAAATACGAGATGAAAGAGGAGTGACATAGATGGCCATAAAAGCTGAGGAAATTAGTGCATTACTTCGCTCTCAAATTGAGAATTATGAGTCTGAAATGTCTGTAACTGATGTAGGGACAGTTATCCAAATTGGTGACGGTATTGCATTAGTACACGGACTGAACGATGTTATGGCTGGCGAATTATTAGAATTCCACAACGGCGTTCTAGGATTAGCACAAAACTTAGAAGAAACAAACGTAGGTGTCGTTATTTTAGGACCTTACGATGAAATTACAGAAGGTGCTGAAGTTAAGCGTACAGGACGTATTATGGAAGTGCCTGTAGGTGAAGAATTAATCGGACGTGTCGTTAACCCATTAGGACAACCTATTGATGGTCAAGGCCCACTTAATACAACAAAAACACGCCCAATCGAGAAAAAAGCAACAGGCGTTATGGCACGTAAATCAGTAGATGAGCCATTACAAACGGGTATTAAAGCGATTGACGCATTAGTTCCTATTGGCCGTGGTCAACGTGAGTTAATTATCGGTGACCGTCAAACAGGTAAAACGACAGTTGCTATCGATACAATCTTAAACCAAAAAGACCAAGACATGATTTGTGTTTATGTTGCAATCGGTCAAAAAGAATCTACAGTACGTGCATCAGTTGAAAAATTACGTCAAGCTGGCGCATTAGATTATACAATTGTTGTGTCTGCATCAGCGGCTCAACCTTCTCCAATGTTATACATTGCACCATATGCAGGGGTATCAATGGCAGAAGAGTTTATGTTTAACGGCAAGCACGTTTTAGTTGTTTATGACGACTTAACGAAGCAAGCAGCAGCATACCGTGAATTATCATTATTATTACGTCGTCCACCAGGCCGTGAAGCATATCCAGGTGATGTATTCTACCTACATAGTCGTTTATTAGAGCGCGCAGCAAAATTAAATGATGATTTAGGTGGCGGTTCAATTACTGCATTACCATTCGTAGAAACACAAGCTGGTGACATTTCAGCATATGTACCAACAAACGTTATCTCTATTACAGACGGACAAATCTTCTTACAATCTGACTTATTCTTCTCAGGTGTACGCCCTGCCATTAACGCAGGTCTTTCGGTATCTCGTGTAGGAGGATCGGCTCAAATTAAAGCGATGAAAAAAGTAGCAGGTACATTACGTTTAGACCTTGCATCATATCGTGAGCTTGAATCATTCGCTCAGTTTGGTTCAGATTTAGATGAAGCAACGGCTAAAAAGCTTGAAAGAGGTAAGCGTACAGTTGAGGTATTAAAACAAGACCAAAACAAGCCATTACCAGTTGAGCATCAAGTATTAATCATTTATGCCTTAACACGTGGCTACTTAGATGATATTCCAGTGGAAGATATTACACGTTTTGAAGCTGAAATCATCGAGTGGACGAAAGGTAATGCAAACGAAATTTTCACTGAAATTCGTGAAACAGGTGGCTTACCTGCAGATGAAAAATTTGAAAATGCAATCAATGCATTCAAACAAAGCTTTAAAAAATCTGAATAATGTCAAATATACGATGAGATAAGGTGGTGAGATAGTGGCTTCTTTAAAAGAAATAGATTCACGTATAAAATCAACGAAAAAGATGAAACAAATCACAAGTGCAATGAACATGGTTTCGAATTCTAAGCTTCGTAAAGCTGAAAGAAATACGAAGCAATTTCGACCTTACATGGAAAAGATGGAAGATGCCATCACAGCTATTGCGGGTTCAAATACTGCTACCAATCATCCAATGTTAAATGAGCGTGAAGTAAAGCGTGTAGGATACATGATTATCACGAGTGATAGTGGATTGGCAGGTGCTTATAGTGCTAACGTTCTTAAGAAAATGATTCGTGACATTGAAAAACGTCATAAAAGTAAAGATGAATATCGTCTTATTGTTTTAGGTAAAATCGGTATCTCATTTTTAGAAAATCGTGGCTATACGATTGAGAATACATTAACTGATATTCCAGACCAACCATCGTTCAAAGCGATTCAGTCTATTGCGACACGTGCGGTCGATTTATACAGTGAAGAAAAAATTGATGAACTCAATATCTACTATAGCCATTATGTCAGTGTGATTGAAAACACACCAAAAAGTAAAAAACTTTTGCCATTATCACCTGAGGATTCATCTTTAGGTCACGGTGCCATGTCATCATATGAATTTGAACCAGATAAAGAATCAATTTTAAAGGTATTACTACCACAATATATTGAAAGTTTAATTTATGGAACAATTCTAGATGCTAAGGCAAGTGAACACGCTTCACGTATGAATGCGATGAAGAATGCCTCTGATAATGCAACTGATTTAATTGACGATTTATCATTACAATATAACCGTGCACGACAAGCAGCGATTACTCAACAAATTACTGAAATCGTTGGTGGCGCAGCAGCATTAGAATAAGTTTAAAAATAAGGAGGAACTAACATGGGATTAGGCCGTGTAACTCAGGTCATGGGGCCAGTCATTGACGTGCGTTTTGACCATAATGAAATTCCAAACATTAATAACGCACTTGTAATCGATGTGCCTAGAGATGGTAAAACGGAACAACTCACATTAGAAGTAGCCTTGCATTTAGGTGACGATGTCGTTCGTTCTATCGCAATGGACTCAACAGATGGTGTTCAACGTGGCGCAGAAGTTAAAGACACTGGTGCACCAATCAGTGTTCCAGTTGGAGATGCGACATTAGGACGTGTGTTTAATGTATTAGGAGATAAAATTGACCTTGATCCAGAAATCGACGCTTCTGTACGTCGTGATCCAATTCATCGTCAAGCACCTCAATTTGATGAATTATCTACTGAGGTTGAAATTTTAGAAACAGGTATTAAAGTTGTTGACTTATTAGCACCATATATTAAAGGTGGAAAAATTGGATTATTTGGTGGTGCCGGTGTAGGTAAAACTGTATTAATCCAAGAGTTAATTAACAATATCGCACAAGAGCACGGTGGTATTTCTGTATTCGCCGGTGTAGGTGAACGTACGCGTGAAGGTAACGACTTATACTATGAAATGAAAGACAGTGGCGTAATTGCGAAAACAGCAATGGTATTTGGACAAATGAATGAGCCACCTGGTGCACGTATGCGTGTTGCACTTTCTGGTTTAACAATGGCTGAATATTTCCGTGATGAACAAGGTCAAGATGTATTATTGTTCATTGACAACATTTTCCGCTTTACTCAAGCTGGTTCAGAAGTATCAGCGTTACTTGGACGTATGCCTTCAGCAGTAGGTTACCAACCAACGCTAGCGACAGAAATGGGTCAATTACAAGAACGTATCACGTCTACGAATAAAGGTTCTGTAACATCTATCCAAGCCGTTTTCGTACCTGCCGATGACTATACGGACCCAGCACCAGCAACAGCGTTCGCACACTTAGATGCGACAACAAACTTAGAACGTAAATTAAGTGAAATGGGTATTTATCCAGCGGTAGACCCGTTAGCATCTACTTCACGTGCTTTAGAGCCAACAGTCGTTGGACAAGAACACTACGAAGTGGCACGTCAAGTTCAATCTACATTACAAAAATATCGTGAGTTACAAGACATTATCGCGATATTAGGTATGGACGAACTTTCAGACGAAGATAAGAAAACTGTTGAACGCGCACGTCGTATTCAGTTCTTCTTATCACAAAACTTCCACGTTGCTGAACAGTTTACTGGTCAAAAAGGTTCTTACGTACCAGTTAAGAACACAGTACAAGACTTTAAAGCAATTTTAGATGGTAAATATGACCATATTCCTGAAGATGCTTTCCGTCTTGTTGGTGGTATTGATGATGTTCTTGCTAAAGCAAAAGATATGGGTGTTGAAGTTTAATACAAATTAGGAGGCATGGATAATGAATACATTAACCTTAGATATCGTCACTCCTAATGGTTCTGTTTATAAACAAGACAATGTTGAAATTGTTGTCTTACAAACAACAGCAGGCGAAATGGGTGTGATGCATGGTCACATTCCGACGGTTGCACCATTACGTATAGGACATATTAAAGTAAACTGCAATGGTCAATCCGATTATATAGCTGTAACTGAAGGTTTTGCAGAAATTCGTCAAGAAAAAGTCAATATCCTTGT
Coding sequences within it:
- the atpD gene encoding F0F1 ATP synthase subunit beta, yielding MGLGRVTQVMGPVIDVRFDHNEIPNINNALVIDVPRDGKTEQLTLEVALHLGDDVVRSIAMDSTDGVQRGAEVKDTGAPISVPVGDATLGRVFNVLGDKIDLDPEIDASVRRDPIHRQAPQFDELSTEVEILETGIKVVDLLAPYIKGGKIGLFGGAGVGKTVLIQELINNIAQEHGGISVFAGVGERTREGNDLYYEMKDSGVIAKTAMVFGQMNEPPGARMRVALSGLTMAEYFRDEQGQDVLLFIDNIFRFTQAGSEVSALLGRMPSAVGYQPTLATEMGQLQERITSTNKGSVTSIQAVFVPADDYTDPAPATAFAHLDATTNLERKLSEMGIYPAVDPLASTSRALEPTVVGQEHYEVARQVQSTLQKYRELQDIIAILGMDELSDEDKKTVERARRIQFFLSQNFHVAEQFTGQKGSYVPVKNTVQDFKAILDGKYDHIPEDAFRLVGGIDDVLAKAKDMGVEV
- the atpB gene encoding F0F1 ATP synthase subunit A, which codes for MDHKSPIVTWHFLGLDINFNLSTVMMLIITAIIVLTIAVLCTRNLQKRPKGAQNFIEWIFDFVRGIIESNMAWSKGGHFHFLAVTLILFIFVANMLGLPMQLLVNHYLWWKSPTADPHVTLTLATMMVILTHYYGVKMRGPKAYLKSYTQPYPALVVINVFEEFASTLTLGLRLYGNIFAGEILLGLLAKVAFGVVAGFIIAIPGLIIWQGFSIFVGSIQAYIFIMLSMVYMSHKVADDH
- a CDS encoding F0F1 ATP synthase subunit B; this translates as MFTLAASAGGVNIGDILVTIFTFVILLFLLKKFAWGPLKKVMDDREHAINQDIDDAERAKMNAQRLEEENRKTLKETQNQVHKMLEEAKVQAQRQQEEIIHEANQRANGMIETAQSEIKSEKERALAEINNQVSELSVLIASKVLRKEISEQDQKDLIDKYIKEVGDK
- a CDS encoding F0F1 ATP synthase subunit epsilon, with the protein product MNTLTLDIVTPNGSVYKQDNVEIVVLQTTAGEMGVMHGHIPTVAPLRIGHIKVNCNGQSDYIAVTEGFAEIRQEKVNILVQSAESADDIDLERAKSAKQRATFYLDGDKEDTDFKRAERALKRAENRIEVAKFK
- a CDS encoding F0F1 ATP synthase subunit delta, coding for MAQVAQKYAQALFDVATKAEVLSDIYQDFTEINTGIQSEGSRLQSIDLEPKITLNERQTLVSNVFHGVHPYLMNTLKIMAGHRNLALLSDVYDAFEGFYNEFHGFDDAYVVSARALSEPELAHLKHALVQRTGLKDLNLHTSVDTSLIGGMKVKIGTKVYDGSVQNDLEQLARKFSRAH
- the atpG gene encoding ATP synthase F1 subunit gamma; translation: MASLKEIDSRIKSTKKMKQITSAMNMVSNSKLRKAERNTKQFRPYMEKMEDAITAIAGSNTATNHPMLNEREVKRVGYMIITSDSGLAGAYSANVLKKMIRDIEKRHKSKDEYRLIVLGKIGISFLENRGYTIENTLTDIPDQPSFKAIQSIATRAVDLYSEEKIDELNIYYSHYVSVIENTPKSKKLLPLSPEDSSLGHGAMSSYEFEPDKESILKVLLPQYIESLIYGTILDAKASEHASRMNAMKNASDNATDLIDDLSLQYNRARQAAITQQITEIVGGAAALE
- the atpA gene encoding F0F1 ATP synthase subunit alpha, whose protein sequence is MAIKAEEISALLRSQIENYESEMSVTDVGTVIQIGDGIALVHGLNDVMAGELLEFHNGVLGLAQNLEETNVGVVILGPYDEITEGAEVKRTGRIMEVPVGEELIGRVVNPLGQPIDGQGPLNTTKTRPIEKKATGVMARKSVDEPLQTGIKAIDALVPIGRGQRELIIGDRQTGKTTVAIDTILNQKDQDMICVYVAIGQKESTVRASVEKLRQAGALDYTIVVSASAAQPSPMLYIAPYAGVSMAEEFMFNGKHVLVVYDDLTKQAAAYRELSLLLRRPPGREAYPGDVFYLHSRLLERAAKLNDDLGGGSITALPFVETQAGDISAYVPTNVISITDGQIFLQSDLFFSGVRPAINAGLSVSRVGGSAQIKAMKKVAGTLRLDLASYRELESFAQFGSDLDEATAKKLERGKRTVEVLKQDQNKPLPVEHQVLIIYALTRGYLDDIPVEDITRFEAEIIEWTKGNANEIFTEIRETGGLPADEKFENAINAFKQSFKKSE
- the atpE gene encoding F0F1 ATP synthase subunit C; its protein translation is MNLIAAAIAIGLSALGAGIGNGLIVSRTVEGVARQPEARTQLMSIMFIGIGLVEALPIIGVVITFIVLFSSAS